In a single window of the Cucumis melo cultivar AY chromosome 11, USDA_Cmelo_AY_1.0, whole genome shotgun sequence genome:
- the LOC103496021 gene encoding uncharacterized protein LOC103496021: MALQAAGVSTSKVLILVGAGLTGSVVLRSGRLSDLISQLQELLKGVTDEELAPSPYKYDTAVLAAQIRQLTQEIRELTLSGPVTVFNGNSSSCGNYASYLVPAAAVGAMGYCYMWWKGLSFSDIMFVTKQNMANAVSTVSKQLDHVHEALASTRRHLTKKLENLDWRLDEEIETTNLIANNVEEVKSNLSQIGFDVETIHQMVSQLEGKLEDLERKQNVTNSGLWYLCQAAEGVRGRISEKLFPEVEAKKIATVKYEENPLKGLQFIADTKDSIVKRNSLDEFNGEKVVVGRTRVHRSYPVGIALAPGIMGCDT, translated from the exons ATGGCATTACAAGCTGCTGGGGTTTCAACGTCTAAGGTTCTCATCCTCGTTGGAGCAG GGTTAACTGGTTCTGTTGTTTTAAGAAGTGGGCGATTGTCTGATCTGATATCGCAACTTCAGGAATTACTGAAGGGTGTTACTGATGAAGAACTTGCCCCTAGCCCTTACAAGTATGATACTGCTGTTCTTGCTGCACAG ATTCGACAACTGACACAAGAGATCAGGGAGTTGACTTTATCTGGTCCTGTAACCGTCTTTAATGGGAACTCTTCTTCTTGCG GGAATTATGCTTCTTACTTGGTACCTGCTGCTGCTGTGGGAGCGATGGGATATTGCTACATGTGGTGGAAG GGATTGTCATTTTCTGACATAATGTTTGTGACAAAGCAAAACATGGCAAATGCTGTCTCCACCGTCTCTAAACAACTGGATCACGTGCATGAAGCACTGGCT TCAACAAGGAGGCATCTGACAAAGAAGTTGGAGAACCTAGATTGGAGGCTGGATGAGGAGATTGAAACAACAAATCTCATTGCTAATAAT GTGGAGGAGGTTAAGTCTAACCTTTCTCAGATTggttttgatgttgaaacaatCCATCAAATGGTCTCACAATTG GAAGGGAAACTTGAGGATCTTGAAAGGAAACAGAATGTCACAAATTCTGGTCTCTGGTATCTATGTCAAGCTGCAGAAGGCGTCAGAGGTCGTATAAGCGAAAAACTCTTCCCA GAAGTTGAGGCAAAGAAGATTGCAACAGTTAAATACGAGGAGAATCCCCTCAAG GGACTGCAGTTCATTGCTGATACTAAAGACTCCATTGTGAAGAGAAATAGCCTTGACGAATTCAATGGTGAAAAAGTTGTGGTAGGAAGAACAAGAGTGCACAGGTCATATCCTGTTGGGATTGCTTTGGCACCAGGCATTATGGGCTGTGATACGTAA